TCTCTTTGTTCTTAGAGAGAAGTGAACACTGGAGAGTCACTGAGCCGCCCGGCTGGACCGACTCAGTCTCCGGACTTTGTTTCACGGAGAGAGATTTCTGCTCATTATGATCTGTGTGATTCAGTTAAAAAGACATCAGAAGAAATTATTGATCTAAATAATTTGTTTGACTTAAAAATGTGgcacaaacacttaaaatatattttaccttTCACAGCCAAAAAGATGCCATTAACAGGAATTATTGAATAGGTATTTCCACTGAGACAAAAGTATGTTGCTTCGTCCTCTTTGCTGATATTTGTGATGGTGAGTAAATACTGAGCGTTCTCTTTTGTTACTGTGAACCGTAAGTTATTAAATTCCTCACTAATTGACATTTTTCCATAAAAAACAGTAGCTACTGTTTGGACCATATATCCAAGAGGCTGCTTGTACCAGTTAAAGGTTTTGACGTCCTTCTCAGAAACTGGACATTTCAAAGTAACATTTCCACCAAGTTCAACCAAAGTCAAAGAGACCTGGTGAGAAACATCTTCAGTTTGAATCAGGTctgaagaaaagagacaaatgcaaagaaatttacaacacaacaagacaaaaacaatgacaaatgtAAAGTATCTACCATTAGAAAGATTGTTACTTTGACATGTCTTTTAACAACTTTAACACAGTTCAATGTAAAGaatcataatgtttaaaattgCACTTACACACTGTAGTAAGAACCAAAACAGCCAGTCTTCCGATCATTGTGGTAAAACACCCTGTCTCTTGCACAACTGATGTCTTCCTACCTAAAAGAAGGTTTAGTCACTAGATCATCAAAGTGTACAGAGTTGAAATcgtcctgattggctgaaaagCAGTAAATGCACTTCCCCTAAAATTTAGCAAATCCATGATCTAATTTCAACTACTCTTAGATAAAcatgtattgtttgttgttttactttatggTAAGGGTACATCAATTATCCTGGGATTTAATTATCAGGATTTGAATCAAATCTGTTGCATTTGATTGTACTGCTAAAAAGCAGGCGTGCTTAGAATGTATGTGATACAGAGCCTCCCTTGTGGATAAAAGTTGCAATACTGATTAATAGATGGATGTCAAGTTCAGTTTATTGAGCTGTCCTAAAATTGGTCAGTACTAGCTTGCGTCATATCTTGTTTTTGGAAGTTTTTTAGAAAACCacgacaaaaatatatatttttgtaaattattttgcaCATGTTGAATAGGTGTGCAATATAACTCAGAATATGAcataaaagggttaaaaaggtttttttatttgatctcgACTTTTAAGTCTGTTAAGCATTTACTCAATTAATGTGAATTctgatttattaataatgtttatgtcTTCTTCATTGGCAAGTCAGCATTTAAAGGGACAGgacaaaaaactgaaagacTCAGCAGTGAACATGTATTCTGTTGAATTCAAAGTATTGTAAAGATGATCAGCTAACATTACTTTCTCATTACTTCATATTGTTGTTCGTTAAAATAAGGAATGACTTCAATATTTTAGTAGGGCTACTAATTCAGAAACAGTGGTGAAGTAGGGCTATTAGTCGCTTGCTTTGACATCATCACTCAG
This is a stretch of genomic DNA from Anoplopoma fimbria isolate UVic2021 breed Golden Eagle Sablefish unplaced genomic scaffold, Afim_UVic_2022 Un_contig_36_pilon_pilon, whole genome shotgun sequence. It encodes these proteins:
- the LOC129114376 gene encoding uncharacterized protein LOC129114376, which translates into the protein SSDLIQTEDVSHQVSLTLVELGGNVTLKCPVSEKDVKTFNWYKQPLGYMVQTVATVFYGKMSISEEFNNLRFTVTKENAQYLLTITNISKEDEATYFCLSGNTYSIIPVNGIFLAVKDHNEQKSLSVKQSPETESVQPGGSVTLQCSLLSKNKENRVQCPGEHSVHWFRSGSGESHPSIIYTHSDKQEERSCDYSLSKTIQNSSDTGTYYCAVVTCGEILFGEGTKVETRSKLEPVVIVLGVLLACCVTVIVFFIFYVNRRKVCEHCK